The genomic segment CGCCGCTTTGTTCAGGAGTGCCCGGCGCTCGCCTGGCCCTGTCGCCGACCATGCGCCAAAGGCACGGCTCGCGGCCTCCACAGCGCGCACAGCGTCCTTTGGCGAAGCGCACACGCCGGTGGAGGCAAGTTGCCCGGAGACGGGGTTCCGTCGTTCAAAGGTGCGTTGGTCTTGCGCGGTAACGTTTTCGTTATCAATGAATAGAGAGGTAAGGGTCATTTCAGGCTTTGAATGGGGCTGCGCAGCAACAGGGCAAAGATCAAACCAAGTGCCAGGCAGCCGAGGGTGAATGGAAGGATGACGGGGATACCGAACGCTTTGGCCAGACCGCCGGCGATGGCCGGTGCCAATGCACCACCCACAATTTCGCCAATGCCGACGATGAAGCCCGTGGCGGTGGAGATGTGTGGCGCAGGTACGTTGTCTGCGGTGATGGAATGCACCATCGCCAAGCTTCCTGAGAAGAAGAAGGTGGCTGCGAACATCAATACTGCGAGCTGCAGGGGTTCAGCCCCTGTGCGCATGAAAAGCCAGGTAGGCACCATGGAGGCGGCCAGACACATCACCATCATGGTTTTGCGGCCCAAGCGGTCAGAAAGGGTAGGGAGTACCAGCATGCCCGCCGCGCCACCCAAGCCGATCATCGATATGACCAGGCCCATGTGCTGGAGTTCTAGGTGCAAAAAGTCGGTCAGGTAGCTGGGCATCAGCGCACTAAAGACCACCACCGGTGCCAACCAGAAGCAAAAGCCTGCACTGGACAAAGCCACATTGGGGAAGCGCAACACCGTGTGGATGGAAACCGGTGCCGGGGGCGGGCTGTTGGGCCGGATTCTTGCCGCATCGTTGTAATACCGGTAAATCAGCCACGCACACACCAAACCCGGCAATGCGGTTACGGCAAACACCCAGCGCCATGAGGGCAAGCCTTGCAACAGTTGTATGGCCAACACCGGGGCAAGCGCACTGCCGATCAAAGGCGCCATCAGCTGCTGGATGCCTGTGTTTCTGCCCACGCGCCGTGCCGGGCTGGCCTCAACGACAGCAGCAATGCTGACTGGTACAAAGGCGCCTTCAAAAATGCCCATGACCGCACGGATCAGCAACAGGCTGATAAGGCCCATGGCCAGGCCGGTGGCCCCGCACAGCACAGAAAATGCCAGCACCGCCATCACCAGAATAGCGCGCCGGCCGAGCCGGTCCGAAAGTCTGCCGAACACCATGGAAGAGAGCCCCCAGGTCAGCGCGACGGCGCCCGAGATCAGGCCTAGGTCTTGGTAGTCAAATCCCAGCTCGCTGGCCATGACGGGTAGCAAGGGGTACATGATGAAGCGATCCAGATTCACCAATGCAAATCCAAACGCCATCAGCGTGAGTGTTTGCCATTCCCGTTGGGGAGGGGCATCTGTGCGGTCTTGCGGCGTTGCCGCCAGTGCGGGTTGTGTCATGGGTGCCTTTTGTGGTCAGAGCGGGTGGGCGTGTAGCAAGCGCTCAAAACGCAAACACCGTGCGGACTTGCAAGCTCAAGGCGGAGGCCGCGCGGTTGCGCGCCATGCTCTCGGTGTACGCGTTGATCCACAACGCTTTTTTGGGGTCGATCCGCCACATCAGCCCGGGGCCGATACCCAACACGCGTTCGCGTGAATCCGCCAGCTCCACACCATTGGCCCGGTGATTGCTGAGCTGCTCAAAGTAGTAACCGTTGATGCCCAGGCTGACCTCGGGCGTGACGGCATAAGAGGCCGCGAAGTTGACCCATGCAGCGTCCCCGGCCTGGGTGTTGGTAACCGTTTGGCCATTGATCTGTTGGGGGCGACTCGCAGCAGGCGAATCGTTTTTCAAGTTGTGCAGGTAGTGCGCCCGCCAGCTCAGCTCCCAGCGGGGCGCCGGGAACAGGGTCGCAGCCCAGTAGGGATTGAAAGATGCGTAGCCCGAACCTTGGTTGATATCAAGATCCTTTTTGTATTCGCCGGTGGGCAGAATGACGGAAGCCGCGAAACGCTGCACGAACACCGGTTTGCCGTCTGCATTGGTCACTGGCTCCCCTTGTAGCGAGGCGTCGAGGGTGATGTCACCCAAAGCGCTGCCGCCGCTCTTCAACGAGGGGCCCGCCCCAAAGCTGGTTTTGAGCGAGACCACCGGCGCGATCAGCATCAGGGCGGGGCGCCATCCGCCGTAGGTTTGCGTGGAGGCGTACGAGAGTTGGTTGATCACCACATCGCTCTGGATGCTGGGATCTTTGAAAACTGGACTTGCGTCGCCGTTGGCACCCGCGATTTTGTTGGCATTGGAGTGGCGCAGCGTGGTTTGCCACGCCCAGCCCGGGCCCCCTGAAAAGCCGTCGTAAAAGCTTGTGACTCCGAGGTTGAGTCCGGCCGGTTGGTTGACTGCGGGAGCTTGGGCGATTGCATGCCCTGCTGCTAGCGAGATGAGGCAAGCCCCACAGTAAGTGGGAACGCGTGCCAGTGCTGAGTTTGAATTCATGTTGTTGTGTCTCCTACAGGTACCTTCTTCACTCGAAAGGGTGGTGAAGTGCGGTAGGTTGGAGCGTAAAAGTGGCGCCCTCAAAAGACTTGTCTGCCAATGCCACACATGACCCAAGGTGCCGTGGCGCCCTAGTGGCAAACCCTATTCGTGGGGTTTCAAACGGCTGTAGCCAGTGCGATACTGACCGCCATGCACACGCCTGAAGCACCCCACCGCGTTCGCCATTTCGGTCAAATTTTGTTGTGGCCCTTGCGGCTGATGCCGGTGCGGGGGGGCGAGGGCAGGCACGCCAAACCGTGGGAAATCTTGTCCGCCATGGGCGACGCCAGTCCGTGGCGCGAGGTGGTGGACGAGTACACCGGCGACGCCTGCAACTTCCACGAGCGGCACTACAACGAGTTCGTGACCTTCTTGCCTTATGTGCAGCGCTTTTTGTATGGCGAGGGCCATGCAAAAGGTGGCGGACAGGTGCACGGCTCGCCCATGCGAGTGTTCCGCAGGCACGACGTCAGCGCCGTCCGGGTGGTGTTACGGCCCGGGGCGGAGCCCATCACCCTGAGCGTGGTGCACGTCGACCTGTATTTCTTTTTGGATCTGGACCTGGTGCTACTCAATGTGGAGGTGGCGGGCGACAACCTGCCGCTCACGCATGCGCAAGAGTTGCTCTACCGCTTTGGCCGCGGCTACCCCTCGGGCTGGGATACGCAGGGGCAGGCGCAGCATTGCCTTCACCAGGCGGAGTGGTTGGGTGCACAGGGCCAGGTGCTGGCGCAGTCGGATGCGGGCCAGCCCGATCTGTTTATGTCGCATGTGGCCCGCCACCGCGCGCCCCGCATTGCTGCCCACTGGGATTGGCTGCTGCAGCCGCTGGTGAGCGACCACTCGGACCAGGTGGGCCCATTGCGCTACCGGCAGATCGAGTACTACCGCATGCCCCTGCTCGGCTACTTGGCCGTAGACGACCCGCAGACGCTGAGTCGCAGCGATTTTGTGCGGCTCGGCTTGGTCACCGGTGCGGGCAGTGCGGATGGCGAAGCTGCGCTGCCGTTTGCCAACGACCACCTGCAGGACTTTGAGGAGCGCTATTGCTACGACCGGTTCTGGACCGCTGGTGGCGCCGCGCCCTACACCCGCTACCTCTGCACCGGCCACTCGCTGGTCGTGGTGGGCGATGCCAAGAGCCAGTTCTTCTCGTGCCGGGATCGGGGTGTGTTGGCGCAGTTCCGGCACCAGCATTTCTTGCTGTTTTTGATTGCGCACTTTCAGAAAGCCGCGCTCTTGATGTTTTCAGACCGGCTGGCTGAGACGCTGCGCAACCTCAACATCAGCGACCCCGGCAGCGTGCGCACCTTCAAGCGCAGCATCCGCAGCACCTTTGCCAGCTTTTTGCGCTTTACCCACCGCTATTGGTTTCACGAGATCTCGGAGCAAGCCCAGACCCGCGCATTGTTTGCCAAGTGTGCGCAGCACCTCGGGCTGGACCCG from the Rhodoferax potami genome contains:
- a CDS encoding SphA family protein, with amino-acid sequence MNSNSALARVPTYCGACLISLAAGHAIAQAPAVNQPAGLNLGVTSFYDGFSGGPGWAWQTTLRHSNANKIAGANGDASPVFKDPSIQSDVVINQLSYASTQTYGGWRPALMLIAPVVSLKTSFGAGPSLKSGGSALGDITLDASLQGEPVTNADGKPVFVQRFAASVILPTGEYKKDLDINQGSGYASFNPYWAATLFPAPRWELSWRAHYLHNLKNDSPAASRPQQINGQTVTNTQAGDAAWVNFAASYAVTPEVSLGINGYYFEQLSNHRANGVELADSRERVLGIGPGLMWRIDPKKALWINAYTESMARNRAASALSLQVRTVFAF
- a CDS encoding MFS transporter — encoded protein: MTQPALAATPQDRTDAPPQREWQTLTLMAFGFALVNLDRFIMYPLLPVMASELGFDYQDLGLISGAVALTWGLSSMVFGRLSDRLGRRAILVMAVLAFSVLCGATGLAMGLISLLLIRAVMGIFEGAFVPVSIAAVVEASPARRVGRNTGIQQLMAPLIGSALAPVLAIQLLQGLPSWRWVFAVTALPGLVCAWLIYRYYNDAARIRPNSPPPAPVSIHTVLRFPNVALSSAGFCFWLAPVVVFSALMPSYLTDFLHLELQHMGLVISMIGLGGAAGMLVLPTLSDRLGRKTMMVMCLAASMVPTWLFMRTGAEPLQLAVLMFAATFFFSGSLAMVHSITADNVPAPHISTATGFIVGIGEIVGGALAPAIAGGLAKAFGIPVILPFTLGCLALGLIFALLLRSPIQSLK